TTCGCCAGCATGGCCGGAGCGATGCAGATGACCCCCAGCGGTTTGTTGGCGGCGATGATCTCACGCACCAGGCGCTGAACCTCTTCATCCACCTGGCAATTGGGGCCCTCAAAGGCGTAGGTGGAGAGGTTCTTGGCTACCCCGTACCCACCCGGAAATATCAGGGCATCCATGTCTTCCGCCGTCACCTCGGCGAGGTCCTTGATTTCGCCCCGGACAATCCGCGCCGCTTCCACCAGCACGTTGCGGGTCTCACCTGCTACCGCCTCGCCCGTCACGTGGTTAACTACATGCATCTGATCAATATTGGGAGCTATGGCCAGGATATCCGCCCCGGCCCGCTCCAGATTATAAAGCGTGGCTACGGATTCGTAGATTTCAGCCCCATCCAGGAAACCACATCCCGAGAGGCAAACACCGACTGTTGGCATGGTTATACCCTCCGCTTTTTCACCCTGTTGGGCTATGGCTGGGATAAGTTAGATGACCCTTATATCCTTGTCAACTGCTTTACCCATACCACTGTCATTCCGGGTCCCGATTTTACATTGGGACGAAGAATCTCACTTCGTCTTTATCTGGGCCAGGACATTCCGTTTCAGCCCCTCATATCCCGCCCGCCGCGCCGCGCTGCCTCGCAGCAGCTTATCCCACCGCTTCTCACCCAGCGCCGCCCAATCCTCAAAG
The genomic region above belongs to Candidatus Neomarinimicrobiota bacterium and contains:
- the elbB gene encoding isoprenoid biosynthesis glyoxalase ElbB — translated: MPTVGVCLSGCGFLDGAEIYESVATLYNLERAGADILAIAPNIDQMHVVNHVTGEAVAGETRNVLVEAARIVRGEIKDLAEVTAEDMDALIFPGGYGVAKNLSTYAFEGPNCQVDEEVQRLVREIIAANKPLGVICIAPAMLAKILEGLGVNTQLTIGNDPATAQDIEEMGTTHVACSVTKHITDKENKIVSTPAYMLAKKIGETWVGIEGLVNEVLALIDA